One Sagittula stellata E-37 genomic window carries:
- a CDS encoding DUF1206 domain-containing protein, which produces MSEKAPAWVPPVMRTGYFARAAVYVVVGGLALMAALKGGQAQGTTDALADLRGQAWGVAALWAIAVGLWAYLAWRLVDAWLDLEDYGTDAKGMIARAGLVITGLIHGAIGVSVAATAMGGGSGGEGGGTQSMTQKLMSMPFGPWLVGVVGIATLGAGIYYMHKGWAEKYKEHIRVTPTARKLDPVCKFGCIAQGVVISLIGVSIIFAAMTANPNEAGGVGEALHQLRSMAYGRILLGIVALGLLAFAVENAVEGWYRVLPRYEGKDVMTLARRAKLKAEGKLNEATA; this is translated from the coding sequence ATGTCCGAGAAAGCCCCCGCCTGGGTCCCGCCCGTCATGCGCACCGGCTACTTCGCGCGCGCCGCCGTCTACGTGGTCGTGGGCGGTCTGGCCCTCATGGCCGCGCTGAAGGGCGGTCAGGCGCAGGGCACCACCGACGCGCTCGCCGACCTGCGCGGACAGGCCTGGGGCGTGGCCGCGCTCTGGGCGATCGCCGTGGGGCTCTGGGCCTATCTCGCCTGGCGTCTGGTCGACGCCTGGCTCGATCTCGAGGACTACGGCACCGACGCCAAGGGCATGATCGCCCGCGCCGGTCTGGTGATCACCGGCCTGATCCACGGCGCTATCGGGGTCTCGGTCGCGGCGACCGCCATGGGCGGCGGCAGCGGCGGCGAAGGCGGCGGCACGCAGTCCATGACCCAGAAACTAATGTCCATGCCGTTCGGACCCTGGCTCGTGGGCGTGGTCGGCATCGCCACGCTGGGCGCCGGCATCTACTACATGCACAAGGGCTGGGCCGAGAAATACAAGGAGCACATCCGCGTCACGCCCACCGCCCGCAAGCTCGACCCGGTGTGCAAGTTCGGCTGCATCGCGCAGGGCGTGGTGATCTCGCTGATCGGCGTTTCGATCATCTTCGCCGCCATGACCGCCAACCCCAATGAGGCGGGAGGCGTGGGCGAAGCGCTGCACCAGCTGCGGTCCATGGCCTACGGGCGCATCCTTCTGGGCATCGTGGCGCTGGGTCTGCTGGCCTTCGCCGTGGAAAACGCCGTCGAGGGCTGGTATCGCGTCTTGCCGCGCTACGAGGGCAAGGACGTCATGACCCTCGCCCGCCGCGCCAAGCTGAAAGCCGAGGGCAAGCTCAACGAAGCCACGGCCTGA
- a CDS encoding glycine--tRNA ligase subunit alpha — protein sequence MSETQQKSPHKPASFQEIILRLQTYWASKGCAILQPYDMEVGAGTFHPATTLRALGNRPWTAAYVQPSRRPTDGRYGENPNRLQHYYQYQVIIKPSPPDLQALYLGSLEAIGIDMALHDIRFVEDDWESPTLGAWGLGWEVWCDGMEVSQFTYFQQVGGHDCHPVSGELTYGLERLAMYVLGVDHVMEMPFNDPQSPIALTYGDVFRQTEEEYSRFNFDTADTALLLRHFEEAEAECAAILARDAEDPKTGKRIVMAHPAYDQCIKASHIFNLLDARGVISVTERQAYIGRVRALAKMCADAFVTTTAGGYESGAAA from the coding sequence ATGTCCGAGACCCAGCAAAAGAGCCCGCACAAACCCGCCTCCTTCCAGGAGATCATCCTGCGACTCCAGACATACTGGGCGTCGAAAGGATGTGCGATTCTGCAACCTTACGACATGGAAGTCGGCGCCGGCACCTTCCATCCCGCGACCACCCTGCGCGCCTTGGGCAACCGCCCCTGGACGGCCGCCTATGTGCAGCCCTCGCGCCGCCCCACGGACGGGCGCTACGGCGAGAACCCCAACCGGCTGCAGCATTATTACCAGTATCAGGTCATCATCAAGCCGTCGCCGCCGGACCTGCAGGCGCTCTACCTCGGCAGTCTCGAAGCCATCGGCATCGACATGGCCCTGCACGACATCCGCTTCGTCGAGGACGACTGGGAAAGCCCGACGCTCGGTGCCTGGGGCCTCGGATGGGAAGTCTGGTGCGATGGCATGGAAGTCAGCCAGTTCACCTATTTCCAGCAGGTCGGCGGCCACGACTGCCACCCCGTTTCCGGCGAACTGACCTACGGTCTCGAACGGCTGGCGATGTACGTGCTCGGCGTCGATCACGTGATGGAAATGCCGTTCAACGACCCGCAGTCGCCCATCGCGCTGACCTATGGCGACGTTTTCCGCCAGACCGAAGAGGAATACTCGCGCTTCAACTTCGACACCGCCGACACCGCGCTCCTGCTGCGCCACTTCGAGGAGGCAGAGGCCGAATGCGCCGCCATCCTCGCGCGCGATGCAGAGGACCCCAAGACCGGCAAGCGCATCGTCATGGCCCACCCGGCCTACGACCAGTGCATCAAGGCCAGCCACATCTTCAACCTGCTCGACGCCCGTGGCGTGATCTCCGTCACCGAGCGGCAGGCCTACATCGGCCGCGTCCGCGCGCTGGCGAAGATGTGCGCCGATGCCTTCGTCACCACCACCGCCGGCGGGTACGAAAGCGGCGCGGCGGCATGA
- a CDS encoding DUF6446 family protein produces the protein MSGKVIGIGIVLVSLIFGAVVYYTQVYYYYEPVQATGRDDVLLTNMVTDAPEAILYDNFEAIDADSSPIRYRACFTTTLSLAMLTETYEPYEGAEPRNAPAWFTCFDAEAIAEDIEAGRALVFAGQRNIEYGIDRVVAIAEDGHGYVWEEINECGDKAYDGTPLGEDCPVKD, from the coding sequence ATGAGCGGCAAGGTCATCGGGATCGGTATCGTGCTCGTCTCCCTGATCTTCGGCGCCGTGGTGTATTACACGCAGGTCTACTACTATTACGAACCGGTGCAGGCCACCGGGCGCGACGACGTGCTGCTGACCAACATGGTCACCGACGCTCCGGAAGCGATCCTCTACGACAATTTCGAGGCCATCGACGCCGACAGCTCACCGATCCGTTACCGCGCCTGCTTCACCACGACCCTGTCGCTGGCGATGCTGACAGAAACCTACGAGCCCTACGAAGGTGCCGAGCCGCGCAACGCGCCCGCCTGGTTCACCTGTTTCGATGCGGAGGCAATCGCCGAAGACATCGAAGCCGGACGCGCATTGGTCTTCGCCGGACAACGCAACATCGAATACGGCATCGACCGCGTCGTCGCGATCGCCGAGGACGGTCACGGCTACGTCTGGGAAGAAATCAACGAGTGCGGCGACAAGGCCTACGACGGCACGCCGCTGGGCGAGGACTGCCCGGTCAAGGACTGA
- a CDS encoding trypsin-like peptidase domain-containing protein, which yields MPRHLISLAFALVLSGQGVLAQQEERFFIQVEARTSLAGAQSSVRQFSQRLNNVNGFSLGGGWYGVAVGPYGDRNEAEAFLGELMRSGAIPPDSYVETSRVYGRQFWPVGAQVELDAPQDGQAAAGDTPRTEVQPTQDDAAPTDTAQAPATGDQPLTADDLAAALSDEQQAAPEPQAAPEPPVPAVPEETPREARASEAQLDREARDMLQIALQWAGFYEGRIDGAFGPGTRRSMAGWQEANGYESTGILTSRQRAALLGQYNAVLDGMGMADRVDDRAGIVMQMPLGVVDFDRYEAPFAIYGSKTDLPAQVLLISQPGDRDTLNGLYEIMQTLEIVPVEGERRRDNGGFLLTGANSRIVSHTEVGLRDGEIKGFTLVWPANDEERRSRVLALMQDSYQRIPGVLDPAMVSDDGQSVDLVSGLKVRTPKGNGSGFFVASGGAVLTSADAVADCERVTINGSYPAQVMARDASLGVALLRPQDALAPRRVAQFSTGTQRLQSEIAVAGFSFGGVLTAPTLTFGTLEDTRGLSGEPQVKRLALSAMPGDAGGPVFDAGGSVMGMLLPRETEGGRQLPDQVSFAAKGEMILDFLRANGVSASSQVTGGIMEPEDLTALATDMTVLVSCW from the coding sequence ATGCCGAGACATTTGATTTCCCTTGCTTTTGCGCTGGTTCTTTCGGGGCAGGGCGTCCTTGCGCAACAGGAAGAGCGGTTCTTCATCCAGGTCGAGGCGCGCACGTCCTTGGCCGGGGCTCAATCGAGTGTCCGCCAGTTTTCGCAGCGTTTGAACAATGTGAACGGGTTCTCGCTGGGCGGCGGCTGGTACGGCGTGGCCGTGGGCCCCTACGGCGACCGCAACGAGGCGGAGGCCTTCCTGGGCGAGCTGATGCGCTCCGGCGCGATCCCGCCCGACAGCTATGTCGAGACGTCGCGCGTCTACGGCCGGCAGTTCTGGCCGGTGGGCGCCCAGGTCGAGCTCGACGCACCGCAGGACGGGCAGGCCGCCGCTGGCGACACGCCCCGGACCGAGGTTCAGCCGACGCAGGACGACGCCGCACCGACCGATACCGCCCAGGCGCCGGCGACCGGGGACCAGCCGCTGACCGCGGACGACCTGGCAGCGGCGCTCTCCGACGAGCAGCAAGCGGCGCCCGAACCGCAGGCCGCGCCCGAGCCACCGGTCCCCGCGGTCCCGGAAGAGACCCCGCGCGAGGCGCGTGCCTCCGAGGCGCAGCTTGACCGCGAAGCGCGCGACATGCTGCAGATCGCGCTGCAATGGGCGGGCTTTTACGAAGGCCGCATCGACGGTGCCTTCGGTCCCGGCACGCGCCGGTCCATGGCCGGATGGCAGGAGGCCAACGGCTACGAATCCACGGGCATCCTGACCTCGCGCCAGCGCGCCGCGCTTCTGGGGCAGTACAACGCCGTGCTCGACGGAATGGGCATGGCCGACCGCGTCGACGACCGCGCGGGCATCGTCATGCAGATGCCGCTGGGCGTGGTGGACTTCGACCGCTACGAGGCGCCTTTTGCGATCTACGGGTCGAAGACCGATCTGCCCGCGCAGGTTCTGCTGATCTCGCAACCCGGCGACCGCGACACGCTGAACGGCCTTTACGAGATCATGCAGACGCTGGAAATCGTCCCCGTCGAGGGCGAGCGGCGCCGCGACAACGGCGGCTTCCTGCTGACCGGGGCGAATTCGCGTATCGTCAGCCACACGGAGGTCGGCCTGCGCGACGGCGAGATCAAGGGTTTCACCCTTGTCTGGCCCGCCAACGACGAGGAGCGCCGCTCGCGCGTGCTGGCTTTGATGCAGGACAGCTATCAGCGCATTCCCGGCGTGCTCGATCCGGCGATGGTCTCGGACGACGGTCAGTCCGTCGACCTCGTTTCCGGCCTGAAGGTGCGCACGCCGAAGGGCAACGGTTCGGGGTTCTTCGTGGCATCGGGCGGCGCGGTCCTGACCTCTGCCGACGCGGTGGCAGACTGCGAACGCGTGACGATCAACGGCAGCTACCCGGCGCAGGTGATGGCGCGCGATGCGTCGCTGGGCGTGGCGCTGCTGCGTCCGCAGGACGCGCTGGCGCCGCGCCGTGTGGCGCAGTTCTCCACCGGCACGCAGCGCCTCCAGTCTGAGATCGCGGTGGCGGGCTTTTCCTTCGGTGGCGTGCTGACCGCGCCGACCCTGACCTTCGGCACGCTGGAGGACACCCGTGGCCTTTCCGGCGAACCGCAGGTCAAGCGCCTCGCGCTGTCGGCGATGCCGGGCGACGCGGGCGGACCGGTCTTCGATGCAGGCGGCTCGGTCATGGGGATGCTGCTGCCACGCGAAACCGAAGGCGGACGGCAACTGCCCGATCAGGTGAGCTTTGCCGCCAAGGGCGAGATGATCCTCGATTTCCTGCGTGCCAACGGCGTGAGCGCCAGCAGCCAGGTGACGGGCGGCATCATGGAGCCGGAGGACCTGACCGCGCTGGCCACCGACATGACCGTGCTGGTGTCGTGCTGGTGA